One genomic segment of Arthrobacter sp. zg-Y1110 includes these proteins:
- a CDS encoding ABC transporter substrate-binding protein, with protein MQHPRPNARRKALAVLAGGMALALAGCSGGGDPLENETTAEASGSSTEQALVVGSADFPESSTIAEIYAGALNAAGIEAETRLGIGSREVYIPALEDGSIDLIPEYTGALLVHTDPETDLVDAGEIVDSLEEKLPENLVVLEPSDAEDKDAMVVTAATAEKYQLESIEDLAKVCGELTLGAPAEFAERTQGLAGLKEKYGCEFKKFTAIGDSGGPLTVDALLNDDVQVADIYTTTPAIEENGLVVLEDPKQNWPAQQVIPLIADDRVSDEARDVLNEVSAQLTTEDLIALNQAVSGDQKLDPADAAQDWLEEKGLA; from the coding sequence ATGCAGCACCCGCGCCCCAATGCACGGCGGAAGGCACTGGCCGTCCTGGCCGGCGGAATGGCCCTGGCCCTGGCCGGCTGCAGCGGAGGAGGGGATCCGCTGGAGAACGAAACCACGGCGGAAGCTTCCGGCAGCAGCACCGAGCAGGCGCTGGTGGTGGGCTCGGCAGACTTCCCGGAGAGCAGCACCATTGCCGAGATCTATGCCGGTGCCCTCAACGCGGCCGGCATCGAGGCGGAGACCCGCCTCGGCATCGGATCCCGCGAGGTCTACATCCCGGCCCTGGAAGACGGCTCGATCGACCTGATTCCCGAGTACACCGGAGCCCTGCTGGTCCACACCGACCCGGAAACGGACCTGGTGGACGCCGGCGAGATCGTGGATTCCCTCGAGGAGAAGCTGCCGGAGAACCTGGTGGTCCTGGAACCTTCGGACGCCGAGGACAAGGACGCCATGGTGGTCACCGCGGCCACCGCCGAGAAGTACCAGCTGGAGTCCATCGAGGACCTGGCAAAGGTCTGCGGTGAACTGACCCTCGGTGCACCTGCCGAGTTCGCGGAGCGCACCCAGGGCCTGGCCGGGCTGAAGGAGAAGTACGGCTGCGAGTTCAAGAAATTCACCGCTATCGGTGACAGCGGCGGTCCCTTGACCGTTGATGCCCTGCTGAACGACGACGTCCAGGTGGCCGATATCTACACCACCACTCCCGCCATCGAGGAAAACGGACTGGTGGTCCTGGAAGACCCGAAGCAGAATTGGCCGGCCCAGCAGGTCATCCCGCTGATCGCCGACGACCGCGTGAGTGACGAGGCCCGGGACGTGCTGAACGAGGTGTCCGCGCAGCTGACCACTGAGGACCTGATTGCCCTGAACCAGGCGGTCAGCGGTGACCAGAAACTCGACCCCGCCGATGCCGCCCAGGACTGGCTGGAGGAAAAGGGCCTGGCCTGA
- a CDS encoding ABC transporter permease — MVGIPRTDYTSTNPLGQGLEWLTDPANWTGPAGIPVRTLEHLQYTGLALLIAALIAVPLGLLIGHTGRGQVAVVAVSGLLRALPTLGMLTLFVLLAGLGLMPPIWSLVLLAVPPLLAGTYAGVASVDRTVVDAARSLGMNELQVLFRVEVPNGMRVILGGLRGATLQVVATAAVVATINLGGLGRYLIDGLALGDYGRVFGGAVIIALLALAVDAVIALGSRFLIPSGLGRLEAAGKPTGSGVPAVGAQGGKQ; from the coding sequence ATGGTTGGCATTCCGCGCACCGACTACACCAGCACCAACCCCCTCGGGCAGGGCCTCGAATGGCTGACGGATCCGGCCAACTGGACCGGCCCGGCGGGTATCCCGGTGCGGACCCTGGAACACCTGCAGTACACCGGGCTCGCCCTGCTGATCGCCGCGCTCATCGCGGTGCCGCTGGGCCTGCTCATCGGGCACACCGGCCGCGGGCAGGTGGCGGTTGTGGCAGTCTCCGGGCTGCTGCGCGCACTGCCCACCCTGGGCATGCTCACCCTGTTCGTCCTGCTGGCCGGGCTGGGCCTGATGCCGCCCATCTGGTCCCTGGTCCTCCTTGCCGTCCCGCCCCTGCTGGCCGGCACCTACGCCGGAGTTGCCTCGGTGGACCGAACCGTCGTCGACGCCGCCCGCAGCCTGGGCATGAACGAGCTGCAGGTGCTGTTCCGGGTGGAGGTCCCCAACGGGATGCGGGTGATCCTGGGCGGCCTGCGCGGTGCCACCCTCCAGGTGGTGGCGACGGCCGCCGTGGTGGCTACGATCAACCTGGGCGGGCTGGGCCGCTACCTGATCGACGGCCTGGCACTGGGGGACTACGGGCGGGTCTTCGGCGGAGCGGTCATTATCGCCCTGCTGGCGCTCGCCGTGGACGCCGTGATTGCGTTGGGATCACGCTTTCTGATCCCGTCAGGACTCGGCCGCCTCGAAGCGGCCGGTAAACCGACCGGCAGCGGAGTACCCGCCGTCGGCGCACAAGGAGGAAAACAATGA